The sequence below is a genomic window from Sorangiineae bacterium MSr12523.
TGCCATCAATCAGAACAACAAATTGGCACTCAGCTTCGCGGCCACGCCGACGTTCTCCGGCGGGGGAGGGGACTACTCGGTCGACCCGCAGACGGGGCACGTCGAGGGCGCGGTCACCGAATTGAACCTTGCGGGTGAATACGGTGCTCTGGCGCATACCCGCAATTCCGGAGCGTATGACACCATTTTGAAATGGACATCGCAGTTCGACAACAAGTCGAAGACGGTCGAGACCACCGTGGGATGGCACCACGAGAACGGTGGCTCGCTCGCCGCGGACGGATTCCCGATCGGCAGCGGCTTCGGGTACGGCTCGCTTCCGGGGGTCTCGTACACGAGGAACCCCGCCCTGCACGGCCTGGAAGACTTCGAGAATGCACCGGCCGGGTGCACGCGGTTGCCGTTTGGCACGTCCACGCGTCCCACGTGCCCGTTGCAGACGTACCGCGCCGGTGGCCCCGGTTTCCAGGACGACCAGGTGCTCGACACCTATTCGGCCAAGAGCGTACTCACCATCCTCGCGCAGGCGGCGGGTCACCACGTCATCAAGGCTGGCGCGGAGTTCGAGTTATCCTCGTCGTGGCATAGCCGCGGCTATTCGGGCGGTCGCTTCCTGCAGGAGTCGTCGGGCGGTGGCGTGTACAGCGTTACGGCGGGATACGGGTACCTGCAGGCGCCGGACACCCCGGTGCCCCTCGATCGGCTCGTCACCCGGTCGAACTCGTTCAACATCGGCGGCTTCGTTCAGGACAGCTGGTCGATCATGGACAAGATCACACTCAACGTGGGTCTCCGCTACGACAACCAGTTCATGTACGGCACCGACGGGAAGTTGTTCATGAACTTCCCGAACCAGCTTTCGCCGCGTATCGGTTTGATCTTCGACCCGACCCAGACCGGCCGCTCGAAAATCTACGCGAGCTACGCGAAGTTCTACGAGAGCATGCCGCTGAACATCCTCGACCGCGGAACGGGCGAGTCGTCGGTTCTGGCGGGCATCAGCTCGAGTTCGTGCAATCCGCGCGATCCGTCGCAGGCGAGCGGCGTATGCCGCACGCCGGTCGACAATGGGGCTACGGGGCAGGGCATCCCCGATCGCAAGTATTCGCCGTACGCCGGCGGAAAGACGGTCATCGATCCGGATCTCAGCCCGCAATCGATGAGCGAATTCTCGGGCGGCGCCGAGTACGAGGTCATCAAGAATGGGCGCTTCGGCGTCGGCTACACGCGGCGGTGGATGAACAACATCGTCGAGGACATGAGCAACGACGAGGGGGCGACCTTCTTCATCGGCAACCCCGGCAAGGGCATCGCCAGCGGCTTCCCCGAGGCCAAGCGCAACTACGACGCCGGTACGTTCTACTTCATGAAGAACTTCGCCGATCAGTGGCTCGCGCAAGTGAGCTACACGCTCTCCTGGCTGCGCGGAAACATTGCCGGTCTGTACAAAGCGGAGACGGGGCAGCTCGATCCGAACTCGAACTCGACGTTCGACCTCAAGTCGCTGCTCATCAACCAGAATGGCGACTTGCCGGGTGACCACCGACACGCGATCAAGGTCTACTTGGCCAAGGACGTCACCGTCACCAAGCAGTCGACGGCGCAACTCGGTGCATCGTTCAACGCGCAGTCGGGTGGCCCCACGAATTACCTCGGCGCCCACAACCTCTACGGCCCGGACGAGGTTTACATCCTGCCGCGAGGGAGCGGTGAGCGACTGCCGTGGAACGCCAACGTGGGTACCCATGTCGGCTACGGCTGGAAGTTCGAAAATGGCATGTCGCTCGGCGTGACCATGGACATTTTCAACCTGCTCAACTTCCAGGGCGCGCTGAGCACCGATCAGCGCTACACGCGCAGCCGCGTTTCGCCGATCGAAGGCGGCAGCACGGCGGATCTGGGCAAACTGCAGGCTGCGCCTGGATTCCCCGCCTATACCGACGCGCAGAAGAATCCCAACTTCGGTAATGCGAATCTGTATCAGGAGCCCCGCCAATTCCGCTTTGGCATTCGAGGGAGCTTCTAGTTCGATATACGTCTTACACTGGCGCGTTTTGCTCGCTGGTGTAGGACGACACGTCGACCAAGCGGCCACAAAAGTCCGGTGCGTAAGTCCGCACCGGACTTTTTCATTTCTTTCGTCGTGTTTCCGTGACCTTCGGTCACGGACGTGTCGCGAGAGTCGAGTAGGGCACAAGACTACCTTGGCTCCGCGAGTGCGTCAGAAGCCTAGCGCTTACTGATGCAAAATTACATCATCGAGCGATTTTCGTAGGTTATGAGGGGGGTTAGTTACCT
It includes:
- a CDS encoding TonB-dependent receptor, whose protein sequence is MGSFRRSKVVDASTKKGVKDAVVTVTSPALQGEQIVTTDNTGTYRIPSLPPGVYTLNLDKEGFRAYQRADIQLRADATIRLDADLLPEGLKAEEVVIVAHSPTVDIGSTTSGANINSDFTSRIPVTNPGARGGAQRSFESVAEATPGASADLYGTSINGTTSPENSYVIDGLRTNSSKYGVNGSPLSIEFVKEVNVLSSGYMPEYGRSTGGILNVVTKSGSNEYHGSVWANWTPGALEGARKYPFFAGTSIQTRRSLGNVYDVGFDQSGPILKDKLWYYVGFGVSRAIYNLDRSIYQYTPDATTGSPTNPMEIPGTTQQFKATSTSYQLFAKLDYAINQNNKLALSFAATPTFSGGGGDYSVDPQTGHVEGAVTELNLAGEYGALAHTRNSGAYDTILKWTSQFDNKSKTVETTVGWHHENGGSLAADGFPIGSGFGYGSLPGVSYTRNPALHGLEDFENAPAGCTRLPFGTSTRPTCPLQTYRAGGPGFQDDQVLDTYSAKSVLTILAQAAGHHVIKAGAEFELSSSWHSRGYSGGRFLQESSGGGVYSVTAGYGYLQAPDTPVPLDRLVTRSNSFNIGGFVQDSWSIMDKITLNVGLRYDNQFMYGTDGKLFMNFPNQLSPRIGLIFDPTQTGRSKIYASYAKFYESMPLNILDRGTGESSVLAGISSSSCNPRDPSQASGVCRTPVDNGATGQGIPDRKYSPYAGGKTVIDPDLSPQSMSEFSGGAEYEVIKNGRFGVGYTRRWMNNIVEDMSNDEGATFFIGNPGKGIASGFPEAKRNYDAGTFYFMKNFADQWLAQVSYTLSWLRGNIAGLYKAETGQLDPNSNSTFDLKSLLINQNGDLPGDHRHAIKVYLAKDVTVTKQSTAQLGASFNAQSGGPTNYLGAHNLYGPDEVYILPRGSGERLPWNANVGTHVGYGWKFENGMSLGVTMDIFNLLNFQGALSTDQRYTRSRVSPIEGGSTADLGKLQAAPGFPAYTDAQKNPNFGNANLYQEPRQFRFGIRGSF